In Blastopirellula sediminis, the following proteins share a genomic window:
- a CDS encoding VOC family protein, translated as MSIVCLGVRDFARSYQFYSDLGFRTTAKPTDPIAFFSAGGIVLSIFPLDQLAADIGPDVPVPQPGFGGITLAHNTRTKDEVDHVMAQAEIVGAKIVKPPHETDWGGYSGYFTDPDGYYWEVAHGAMWKFDERGCLILE; from the coding sequence ATGAGCATCGTTTGTCTGGGTGTTCGCGACTTCGCCCGATCGTACCAGTTTTATAGCGATCTCGGCTTCCGAACGACGGCCAAGCCGACCGACCCGATCGCATTTTTCTCGGCCGGAGGGATCGTCCTGTCGATTTTTCCGCTCGACCAGCTCGCCGCCGACATCGGCCCAGACGTTCCGGTCCCGCAGCCCGGCTTCGGCGGAATCACCCTGGCCCACAACACCCGGACCAAGGACGAAGTCGACCATGTCATGGCCCAGGCTGAAATCGTGGGGGCGAAAATCGTGAAACCGCCGCACGAAACCGACTGGGGGGGCTATAGCGGTTATTTCACCGACCCCGACGGCTATTACTGGGAAGTCGCCCACGGCGCGATGTGGAAGTTCGACGAACGAGGCTGCTTGATCCTCGAGTAA
- the ccsA gene encoding cytochrome c biogenesis protein CcsA — MLSGISILCFAASYGVALLLEIVRLFFRAQVRAILSVGFMAAGLLAHTIYLVGEQNGLVEAGPISSWHHWCLIVAWVLAATYLAMSLTHPKTALGLFMIPPVLLLLGMAYWMDQVAPFDPENRVRPLQIIHGVLLLAGTAAVFLGFATGVMYLIQSYRLKHKMLQREGFQLPSLEWLQNFNRRTMIVSTCLLAGGLLAGVLLKIDRQTSSFPWSDPVVWSSGLLFLWLVAATTFELIYKPARQGQKIAYLTLANFLFLGLVLALILFGPTQHARNHKDQATSSPAAPLEFSEEPS; from the coding sequence ATGCTCTCTGGCATTTCCATCCTCTGCTTTGCGGCCAGCTACGGCGTCGCACTCCTGCTCGAGATCGTGCGGCTCTTCTTCCGTGCGCAGGTGCGGGCGATCCTGTCGGTCGGGTTCATGGCGGCCGGGCTGTTGGCCCACACCATTTATCTGGTCGGCGAGCAAAACGGGCTGGTCGAAGCGGGGCCGATTTCGTCGTGGCATCACTGGTGCCTGATCGTGGCCTGGGTGTTGGCGGCGACTTACCTGGCGATGTCGCTTACCCATCCGAAGACGGCGCTCGGGCTGTTCATGATTCCGCCGGTGCTGCTGCTGTTGGGGATGGCCTATTGGATGGACCAGGTCGCGCCGTTTGATCCAGAGAACCGCGTTCGCCCACTGCAGATCATCCATGGGGTGCTGCTGTTGGCCGGCACGGCGGCGGTCTTCCTCGGCTTTGCGACCGGCGTGATGTATCTGATCCAGTCGTATCGGCTGAAACATAAGATGCTGCAGCGGGAAGGATTTCAGCTGCCGAGTCTCGAGTGGCTGCAAAACTTCAATCGCCGGACGATGATCGTTTCGACCTGCCTCTTGGCCGGCGGTCTGCTGGCAGGCGTGCTGCTGAAGATCGATCGCCAGACGAGCAGCTTCCCGTGGAGCGACCCGGTCGTCTGGAGCTCTGGCTTGCTCTTCCTGTGGCTGGTCGCGGCGACGACGTTTGAACTGATCTACAAACCGGCGCGACAAGGGCAAAAGATCGCTTACCTGACGCTGGCCAACTTCCTGTTTTTGGGATTGGTGCTGGCGCTGATTCTGTTCGGCCCGACGCAGCATGCCCGGAATCACAAAGACCAGGCGACTTCCTCTCCCGCGGCTCCCCTCGAATTCAGCGAGGAGCCGTCATGA
- the hemA gene encoding glutamyl-tRNA reductase, with translation MMKLQMIGLSHHNASVEVRERLAFSPDQAQEALRSFRDRYPEIETVLLSTCNRTEIYTAAIDGNVCPTHHDMVQFWADFHHLEPQDVFDNVLERTGEDVVRHLFTVAASLDSMVVGEAQILSQVKQAYDLATQTDSAGTLTHSCFQAAIRVAKRVSNETTIHKKRVSIPSVAVSDFASNVFDRFDDKKVLIIGAGEMAEETSRYLIDVGAKSFTVVNRSLERGERLAANFNGRALSWDKLHEAIIEADLIVSTTGATEPIIRLEEYKQLEAARFQRTLFVLDLAIPRDFDPRIAERVGVYLFSIDDLRHTCDKNRAAREREWPKAERIIEEETAKFMADLNHRATAPTIRRLKQRSDELKEEELKRLLNKLGEVDPKVADEITRSFDRLVNKLLHPPLESLRDEAGSGSTEGLLDALKRLFRLYD, from the coding sequence ATGATGAAGTTGCAGATGATCGGCCTGAGCCATCACAACGCGTCGGTCGAAGTCCGCGAGCGTTTGGCCTTCAGCCCGGACCAGGCGCAAGAGGCGCTCCGCTCGTTCCGTGATCGTTATCCCGAGATCGAGACGGTCCTGTTGTCGACCTGCAATCGGACCGAGATCTACACCGCGGCGATCGACGGCAACGTCTGCCCGACGCATCACGACATGGTGCAGTTCTGGGCCGACTTCCATCACCTGGAACCGCAGGACGTTTTCGACAACGTCCTCGAGCGGACCGGCGAAGATGTGGTGCGGCACTTGTTCACGGTGGCGGCGAGCCTCGACAGCATGGTGGTCGGCGAAGCGCAGATTCTGTCGCAAGTGAAGCAAGCCTACGACCTGGCGACGCAGACCGACAGCGCAGGCACATTGACGCACAGCTGCTTCCAAGCGGCGATCCGGGTCGCCAAGCGAGTCAGCAACGAAACGACGATCCACAAGAAGCGAGTCAGCATTCCGAGCGTCGCGGTCAGCGACTTTGCGAGCAACGTCTTCGATCGCTTTGACGACAAGAAAGTGCTGATCATCGGCGCCGGCGAAATGGCGGAAGAGACGTCGCGCTACCTGATCGACGTCGGCGCGAAGTCGTTCACCGTCGTCAATCGCAGCTTGGAACGCGGGGAACGCCTGGCCGCGAACTTCAACGGGCGGGCCCTCAGCTGGGACAAGCTGCACGAGGCGATCATCGAAGCGGACCTGATCGTTTCGACGACCGGCGCCACCGAGCCGATCATTCGCCTGGAAGAGTACAAGCAATTGGAAGCGGCCCGCTTCCAGCGAACGCTGTTCGTGCTCGACCTGGCGATCCCGCGCGACTTTGATCCCCGCATCGCCGAACGGGTCGGCGTCTATCTCTTTTCGATCGACGACCTGCGTCATACGTGCGATAAGAACCGCGCAGCTCGCGAGCGGGAATGGCCGAAGGCGGAGCGGATTATCGAGGAAGAGACGGCCAAGTTCATGGCCGACTTGAATCATCGCGCCACGGCGCCGACGATCCGCCGCTTGAAGCAACGCTCGGACGAGCTGAAAGAAGAGGAACTGAAGCGGCTGCTGAACAAACTGGGGGAAGTCGATCCGAAAGTCGCGGACGAAATCACTCGGTCGTTCGATCGCTTGGTGAACAAACTGCTCCATCCGCCGCTCGAATCGCTGCGCGACGAAGCGGGAAGCGGCTCGACCGAAGGGTTGCTCGACGCACTGAAGCGACTGTTCCGGCTCTACGATTAA
- a CDS encoding PP2C family protein-serine/threonine phosphatase: MTAFKFVLGLAAAFQIVSVLLALRLNAIYRRRFAWLFISGAAVLMAVGMLASLWRVWDLTNSVEFHPALWAESLATLMMAILFFAGIATIEPIFKENEEARKLAERENERLNAAVQHTMEEMMIARQIQQNFLPKSPPEAEGYDLAAISLPAEWTSGDYFDFHQTEDGKLIAVIADVSGHGVGPALLMSSARSYFREIVQHYDEPGDILARWNQIICSEIKFGDFITAWVAVIHPERHVLKFAGAGHNAWLLNGDGSAHELEGEGPPLGVMGDFPFRGSGEVSLDHGQILLMATDGIPETENLEGEQWGNERMLSVIHNRRSQPAERIVDDMVDTVSGFAGDTPRRDDVTAIVMKVA, encoded by the coding sequence ATGACGGCCTTCAAGTTCGTACTAGGATTGGCGGCGGCGTTCCAGATCGTTTCGGTCTTGTTGGCCTTGCGGCTCAATGCCATTTATCGGCGGCGATTTGCGTGGCTCTTTATCAGCGGCGCCGCGGTCTTGATGGCGGTCGGTATGCTCGCGTCGCTGTGGCGCGTTTGGGATCTGACGAATAGCGTCGAGTTCCATCCAGCTCTTTGGGCCGAGTCATTGGCGACCTTGATGATGGCGATTCTCTTCTTCGCCGGGATCGCGACGATCGAGCCGATCTTCAAAGAGAACGAAGAGGCCCGCAAATTGGCCGAGCGTGAGAACGAGCGGCTTAACGCGGCGGTGCAGCACACGATGGAAGAGATGATGATCGCGCGGCAGATTCAGCAGAACTTTCTGCCGAAGAGCCCGCCCGAAGCGGAGGGTTACGACCTGGCGGCGATCAGTCTGCCGGCCGAGTGGACCAGCGGCGACTACTTTGATTTTCATCAGACCGAAGATGGGAAGTTAATCGCGGTGATCGCCGACGTCTCGGGACATGGCGTTGGCCCCGCCCTCTTGATGTCTTCGGCCCGCTCTTACTTCCGCGAGATCGTGCAGCATTACGACGAGCCGGGGGACATCCTCGCGCGCTGGAATCAGATCATCTGCAGCGAGATCAAGTTCGGCGATTTCATTACGGCGTGGGTCGCCGTGATTCATCCGGAACGTCACGTCTTGAAGTTCGCCGGGGCAGGGCACAACGCGTGGCTCCTCAATGGCGATGGAAGTGCGCATGAGCTCGAAGGAGAAGGCCCGCCGCTTGGCGTGATGGGCGACTTTCCGTTTCGCGGCTCGGGCGAAGTTTCGCTCGACCATGGCCAGATCTTGCTGATGGCGACCGACGGGATTCCGGAAACGGAGAACCTGGAAGGAGAGCAGTGGGGGAACGAGCGGATGCTCTCGGTCATCCATAACCGCCGCAGTCAGCCGGCCGAACGAATTGTGGACGACATGGTGGATACGGTTTCTGGGTTTGCCGGCGATACGCCGCGCCGCGACGACGTGACGGCGATTGTGATGAAGGTGGCGTAG
- a CDS encoding polysaccharide pyruvyl transferase family protein, which yields MPNISRRACLAQLAALSTLPLVTSALAAKEVSDVRCTVLLRSGWQTVNIGDIAHTPGVLQLFRDYLPNVEVILWSNALDRGVREMLLANFPNLKIVSGNVSSDGKFTTPELQQAFDEADFLLHGSGPSVVAASHVAAWRKATGKPYGILGVTISAAGEAASGKLSPQLEDLLSGADFVFTREKNSLQNVQDAGVTGPVLGFAPDGTFHLKLKEKEGIKQFMEENELEPRKFIVCVPRLRYTPYHKIRKTGQSEQEIARREAVNEAHAEEDHAKLRAAIVAWVRKTGGKAVLCPEMTYQVEIMRPLLFDPLPEDVKKNVVLHEKYWITDDASTLYADAAAVISCECHSPIIAASVGTPCMYLHQPEDGIKGNMWRDVGLGAWYFPIEETTGDDVAAAVVAIADDFPAAKKRIDDAVAGIETNYAANFEIIAESLKKASKSK from the coding sequence ATGCCCAACATCTCTCGCCGCGCTTGTCTCGCTCAACTGGCCGCACTGTCGACCTTGCCGCTCGTCACCTCGGCGCTGGCGGCCAAAGAGGTCTCCGACGTTCGCTGTACGGTCCTGTTGCGCAGCGGATGGCAAACGGTCAACATTGGCGACATCGCCCATACGCCCGGCGTGCTGCAGCTGTTTCGCGACTATCTGCCGAACGTGGAGGTGATCCTCTGGTCGAATGCGCTCGACCGCGGCGTGCGAGAAATGTTGCTCGCCAATTTTCCGAATTTGAAAATCGTCAGCGGCAACGTCAGTAGCGACGGGAAGTTCACGACGCCAGAGCTGCAGCAAGCGTTTGACGAGGCTGACTTCCTGCTGCATGGATCGGGCCCCAGCGTCGTCGCCGCGTCGCATGTCGCCGCCTGGCGGAAAGCGACCGGCAAGCCGTACGGCATTCTCGGCGTGACGATCAGCGCCGCAGGCGAAGCGGCCAGCGGCAAACTGTCGCCGCAACTGGAAGACCTGCTCAGCGGCGCCGACTTCGTCTTCACCCGCGAGAAGAACTCGCTGCAAAACGTCCAAGATGCCGGCGTCACCGGACCGGTCCTCGGCTTCGCCCCCGACGGCACCTTCCACTTGAAACTGAAGGAGAAGGAAGGGATCAAGCAGTTTATGGAGGAGAACGAACTCGAGCCGCGGAAGTTTATCGTTTGCGTGCCGCGACTCCGCTATACGCCGTACCACAAGATTCGAAAGACCGGGCAAAGCGAACAAGAGATCGCCCGTCGCGAAGCGGTCAACGAAGCGCACGCCGAAGAAGACCACGCCAAGCTCCGCGCAGCGATCGTCGCCTGGGTGCGCAAGACCGGCGGCAAAGCGGTCCTCTGCCCCGAAATGACCTACCAGGTCGAGATCATGCGTCCCCTCCTCTTCGATCCGCTGCCGGAAGATGTGAAGAAGAACGTTGTGCTGCACGAGAAGTATTGGATCACCGACGACGCCTCGACGCTTTATGCGGACGCCGCCGCGGTTATCAGCTGTGAGTGTCATTCGCCGATCATCGCCGCGTCGGTCGGAACCCCCTGCATGTATCTGCACCAACCGGAAGATGGGATCAAAGGAAACATGTGGCGCGACGTTGGCCTCGGCGCATGGTACTTTCCGATCGAAGAAACGACCGGCGACGACGTCGCCGCCGCGGTGGTAGCGATCGCCGACGATTTTCCCGCCGCCAAGAAACGAATCGACGACGCAGTCGCCGGGATCGAAACCAACTACGCGGCCAACTTCGAGATCATCGCCGAATCGCTCAAAAAGGCGTCGAAGTCGAAATAG
- a CDS encoding uracil-DNA glycosylase, protein MSDDPQAHLRRAMLQQLRDWQSAGVDVAPHGRVLEVPEELLRAEVPAAPIAATPAPPVAPQTSAPKTSAPPPEPKRPTAPPPTPRPAPAAAIADGDKQQQLEILAAEVAQCVKCQELACTRTQTVFGVGNPNARICFFGEAPGADEDKQGEPFVGRAGQLLTQIIEACTFRREDVYILNTLKCRPPGNRNPTPEENANCMPYFVKQLEIIQPEYIVCLGKFAAQNLLQTEAAIGRLRGTFHEYNGAKVIATYHPAYLLRNPSAKRDVWEDMKMMLRDMGISIPGAK, encoded by the coding sequence ATGTCTGACGATCCGCAAGCTCATCTCCGTCGTGCGATGCTTCAGCAACTGCGCGATTGGCAATCGGCCGGGGTCGATGTTGCGCCGCATGGCCGCGTGTTGGAAGTGCCGGAAGAACTGCTCCGTGCGGAAGTCCCCGCGGCGCCGATTGCCGCTACTCCGGCTCCGCCTGTTGCACCGCAGACCTCAGCGCCGAAAACAAGCGCACCGCCGCCGGAACCAAAACGGCCGACGGCGCCTCCTCCGACTCCGCGGCCTGCGCCTGCCGCTGCTATTGCTGACGGTGATAAGCAACAGCAGCTGGAGATACTCGCGGCCGAAGTGGCGCAGTGCGTGAAGTGTCAGGAGTTGGCCTGCACGCGGACGCAGACCGTTTTTGGAGTCGGCAATCCGAACGCGCGCATCTGCTTCTTTGGGGAAGCGCCAGGCGCTGACGAAGACAAGCAAGGGGAACCGTTCGTCGGCCGCGCGGGACAACTGCTGACGCAGATCATCGAGGCCTGCACGTTCCGCCGCGAAGACGTCTACATCTTGAACACGCTCAAGTGTCGGCCGCCGGGGAATCGGAATCCGACGCCGGAAGAGAACGCCAACTGCATGCCGTACTTCGTGAAGCAGTTGGAGATCATTCAGCCGGAATACATCGTCTGCCTGGGCAAGTTCGCCGCGCAAAATCTGTTGCAGACCGAAGCGGCGATCGGGCGGCTGCGGGGGACGTTTCACGAGTACAACGGCGCGAAGGTGATCGCGACCTATCACCCGGCTTATCTGCTGCGCAATCCATCGGCCAAGCGCGACGTCTGGGAAGACATGAAGATGATGCTCCGCGACATGGGCATCTCGATCCCCGGCGCCAAGTAA
- a CDS encoding DMT family transporter has translation MAWFILIVAGLLETGWAIGLKYTEGFTRPIPSLLTGAAIVVSMYLLSVAARTLPIGSAYVIWVGIGASGAALLGVWLLGETMSPARGFFLLLLVGSIIGLKLTSGH, from the coding sequence ATGGCGTGGTTCATTCTGATCGTAGCGGGGCTGTTGGAAACGGGTTGGGCGATCGGGCTCAAATATACCGAAGGCTTTACGCGTCCCATCCCTAGCCTGCTAACTGGCGCGGCGATCGTGGTCAGCATGTATCTGTTGTCGGTCGCGGCCCGGACGCTTCCGATTGGCTCGGCCTACGTGATCTGGGTCGGAATCGGCGCCAGCGGAGCGGCGCTATTGGGCGTTTGGCTGCTGGGAGAAACGATGTCGCCGGCCCGCGGATTCTTTCTGCTACTGTTGGTCGGGTCGATCATTGGGTTAAAATTGACTTCCGGTCATTAA
- a CDS encoding CPXCG motif-containing cysteine-rich protein yields the protein MQEEATYVCDACGEEIVIPIDLSQGHSQTYVEDCPVCCRPSVIHIELDEDGGVQVWAEQEQDYHD from the coding sequence ATGCAAGAAGAAGCGACCTACGTCTGCGACGCATGCGGCGAAGAGATTGTGATTCCGATCGATCTATCGCAAGGGCACAGCCAAACCTACGTCGAAGACTGTCCCGTCTGTTGTCGACCCAGCGTGATTCATATCGAGCTGGATGAAGATGGCGGAGTTCAGGTATGGGCCGAGCAAGAGCAGGACTATCACGACTAG
- the pgi gene encoding glucose-6-phosphate isomerase translates to MTAQPSLTQTAAWKALQSHYDKIADVHLRELFATEADRGTKLSLDAVGLYLDYSKNRLTAETISLLIELAEASGLKERIGAMFSGEKINVTEDRAVLHTALRAPEGSVINVDGENVVPAVHDVLDKMSAFAAKIRGGDWLGFTGKPIKNIVNVGIGGSDLGPAMAYDALRHYSDRNLTFKFVSNIDGTDMAEAIHDLDPEETLFIVASKTFTTQETLTNAHTARLWCLETLKDESAIAKHFVALSTNAKEVSKFGIDTENMFEFWDWVGGRYSFDSAIGLSLMIAIGGEQFKEMLAGFHEMDTHFRTAPLAQNLPVLMALINLWYNNFFGAETQAVLPYDHYLGKFSMYLQQLDMESNGKRVTLDGTPVDYQTGPIVWGTPGTNGQHAYYQLIHQGTKLIPCDFIGFCQSLNPLGDHHDKLMANFFAQPEALAFGKTAEEVKADGVAEFQISHRTFPGNRPTNTILIDKLTPAALGKLIALYEHKVFTLGTIWRVNSFDQWGVELGKVLANRIVPELTAKNEPPLEHDSSTNALITRYRQLKRK, encoded by the coding sequence ATGACGGCCCAACCTTCGCTGACCCAAACCGCCGCTTGGAAGGCTCTCCAGTCCCACTATGACAAAATCGCCGACGTCCACCTCCGCGAACTGTTCGCCACCGAAGCGGACCGCGGGACGAAGTTGTCGCTCGACGCCGTGGGGCTCTATCTCGACTACTCGAAGAACCGTCTGACCGCCGAAACGATCTCGCTGCTGATCGAGCTGGCCGAGGCCTCCGGGCTGAAAGAGCGGATCGGAGCGATGTTCAGCGGCGAGAAGATCAACGTCACCGAAGATCGCGCCGTTTTGCACACCGCGCTGCGGGCTCCGGAAGGCTCGGTGATTAACGTCGATGGCGAGAACGTCGTCCCGGCCGTCCACGACGTGCTCGACAAAATGTCGGCCTTCGCCGCCAAGATCCGCGGCGGCGATTGGCTCGGCTTTACCGGCAAGCCGATCAAGAACATCGTCAACGTCGGGATCGGCGGTTCCGACCTGGGGCCGGCGATGGCGTACGACGCGCTGCGGCACTACAGCGATCGCAATTTGACTTTCAAGTTCGTCTCGAACATCGACGGCACCGACATGGCCGAGGCGATTCATGACCTCGACCCGGAAGAAACCCTCTTCATTGTCGCGTCGAAGACTTTCACTACGCAGGAAACGCTGACCAACGCCCACACCGCTCGGCTCTGGTGTCTGGAGACGCTGAAGGACGAATCGGCGATCGCCAAGCATTTCGTCGCCCTCTCGACCAACGCCAAGGAAGTGTCGAAGTTCGGTATCGATACCGAGAACATGTTTGAGTTCTGGGATTGGGTCGGCGGACGTTATTCGTTCGATTCGGCGATTGGGCTCTCGCTGATGATCGCGATCGGCGGCGAGCAGTTCAAAGAAATGCTGGCCGGCTTCCACGAGATGGATACCCACTTCCGAACCGCGCCGTTGGCTCAAAACCTGCCGGTTCTGATGGCCCTGATCAATCTCTGGTACAACAACTTCTTTGGCGCCGAGACCCAAGCGGTTCTCCCGTACGATCATTACCTCGGCAAGTTCAGCATGTACCTGCAACAGCTCGACATGGAGAGCAACGGCAAGCGGGTAACGCTCGACGGCACTCCGGTCGATTACCAGACCGGACCGATCGTCTGGGGAACGCCAGGCACCAACGGCCAGCACGCCTACTATCAGCTGATCCACCAAGGGACGAAGCTAATTCCGTGCGACTTCATCGGCTTCTGCCAATCGCTCAATCCGCTCGGCGATCACCATGACAAGCTGATGGCCAACTTCTTCGCCCAGCCTGAGGCGCTCGCGTTCGGCAAGACGGCCGAAGAAGTGAAAGCGGACGGGGTGGCCGAGTTCCAGATTTCGCACCGCACTTTCCCGGGCAATCGTCCGACCAACACGATCCTGATCGACAAGCTGACCCCGGCGGCGCTCGGCAAACTGATCGCCCTGTACGAACACAAGGTCTTTACCCTCGGCACGATCTGGCGGGTCAACTCGTTCGATCAATGGGGCGTCGAGCTGGGCAAAGTGCTGGCGAACCGCATTGTGCCGGAACTGACCGCGAAGAACGAACCGCCGCTGGAGCACGATAGCTCGACCAACGCGCTGATCACCCGTTATCGCCAGCTGAAGCGGAAGTAA
- a CDS encoding amidohydrolase family protein, with translation MTAVSAKVPRRDFLTLSAASMSAGGLLANSAPVQADPPSPTAPWIDVNVYVSRWPFRRLRYDTPGELTSLLRRHGITQAWTGSFDGVFHKDIGAVNRRLVETCGKQGDGLLAPFGSINPLLPEWQDELRLCAEQYKMPGIRLHPGYHGYDLKTPAFAELLKQAAERNLIVQLCGWLEDPRTQPALMRVPTVDLTPLTELAAANPDAKIVLINGVNLVGGKAQAELLSLPNVSSDIAQLETSEGITKLMKVMPAERILFGSYSPMFYFEAARLKLLESVLTAEQETAIRSASAQTLLPA, from the coding sequence ATGACCGCCGTTTCTGCAAAAGTCCCGCGTCGCGACTTTCTGACCCTATCGGCGGCCAGCATGTCCGCCGGAGGGTTATTGGCCAACTCGGCGCCGGTCCAAGCGGATCCCCCTTCGCCGACCGCTCCGTGGATTGACGTCAACGTTTACGTTTCGCGTTGGCCCTTTCGCCGACTGCGATACGACACGCCGGGCGAGCTGACTTCGCTGCTCCGTCGCCACGGAATCACGCAGGCCTGGACCGGCAGTTTCGACGGCGTCTTCCATAAAGACATCGGTGCGGTCAATCGGCGGCTGGTCGAAACGTGCGGCAAACAGGGGGACGGACTGCTGGCTCCGTTCGGCTCCATCAACCCGCTCCTTCCCGAGTGGCAAGATGAGCTGCGTCTCTGCGCCGAGCAGTACAAAATGCCGGGGATTCGGCTCCACCCGGGTTATCACGGCTACGATCTGAAGACCCCAGCATTTGCCGAATTGCTGAAGCAGGCCGCCGAGCGAAACCTGATTGTTCAGCTCTGCGGATGGCTGGAAGATCCGCGGACGCAGCCGGCTTTGATGCGCGTGCCGACGGTTGATCTGACGCCGTTGACCGAGCTGGCCGCGGCGAATCCTGATGCGAAAATCGTACTGATCAACGGCGTTAACCTGGTCGGCGGCAAGGCTCAAGCCGAACTGCTCTCGCTTCCCAACGTCTCTAGCGACATCGCCCAGCTGGAAACGAGCGAAGGGATCACGAAGCTGATGAAAGTGATGCCGGCCGAGCGGATCTTGTTCGGCTCTTACTCGCCGATGTTCTACTTCGAGGCGGCGCGGCTCAAGTTGCTGGAGTCGGTCCTGACCGCCGAGCAAGAGACCGCGATTCGTTCCGCTTCCGCCCAAACGCTGCTTCCCGCCTAG
- a CDS encoding amidohydrolase family protein translates to MKIWDMHCHLPSPQLSGESLMEQAEQLLAIAGRVGISKLCLFLEVGKTLGPFSDDEIVRVLERYYDRLYGFVWCDLQKTTESVDLLQKWVGDGPMVGLKLGGYSGVCSKSEYAPVFEKAIDLKAVIFQHTWLKVTGNLPNESTPQDVVTLANRYPDYPFICGHSGGDWELGIRTVAEAPNVSIGIGGFYPTSGVVEMGVRQLGADRVVFGSDAPGRSFSSQLGKVLGADLPDEAKQKILYDNFARLMDPISRAKGWTS, encoded by the coding sequence ATGAAAATCTGGGACATGCATTGCCATCTGCCCTCGCCGCAACTTTCGGGCGAAAGCTTGATGGAGCAAGCGGAACAGCTGCTGGCAATCGCGGGGCGAGTTGGGATCAGCAAGCTCTGCTTGTTTTTGGAAGTGGGCAAAACGCTTGGCCCATTTAGCGACGACGAGATCGTCCGCGTGCTCGAACGTTACTACGATCGGCTCTACGGGTTCGTCTGGTGCGATTTGCAGAAGACGACCGAGAGCGTCGACCTGCTGCAAAAGTGGGTTGGCGACGGACCGATGGTCGGCCTGAAGCTGGGAGGCTACAGCGGCGTTTGCAGCAAATCAGAATACGCGCCGGTTTTTGAAAAGGCGATCGATCTGAAAGCGGTGATCTTTCAGCACACCTGGCTGAAGGTGACCGGCAACTTGCCGAACGAATCGACGCCGCAGGATGTCGTCACGCTAGCCAATCGCTATCCCGACTATCCGTTCATCTGCGGCCACTCTGGCGGCGATTGGGAGTTGGGGATTCGGACCGTCGCCGAGGCGCCGAACGTCTCGATCGGCATCGGCGGTTTTTATCCGACCTCGGGCGTCGTGGAGATGGGGGTGCGCCAGTTGGGCGCCGATCGGGTCGTCTTTGGGAGCGACGCGCCAGGGCGAAGTTTCTCATCGCAATTGGGGAAAGTCCTCGGCGCCGATCTCCCCGACGAGGCGAAGCAGAAGATCCTGTACGACAACTTCGCCCGGCTGATGGACCCTATTTCCCGTGCGAAGGGCTGGACCAGTTAG